Proteins encoded by one window of Lathyrus oleraceus cultivar Zhongwan6 chromosome 1, CAAS_Psat_ZW6_1.0, whole genome shotgun sequence:
- the LOC127086850 gene encoding uncharacterized protein LOC127086850, which yields MAQLADKVRKVERLKIKKSRVNKGNKERVAFVNMEANGFTSNIEYNHVKEIEVDVAELKPGPLYVCKLLTPANGKNPSEPEKNEDGQVIVPPGAKVPPLEERKKRGFCKYHKFLWHKTSQCFLFWDLVHNALNEGRLKPAKSKDPMKINSESLQVGDAIYIEHVTINMVKITVDFDMVEFESENQIEVVYPKDGEGLLEFLHGCKAKDSYMM from the exons ATGGCTCAGTTGGCCGACAAAGTTCGAAAGGTCGAAAGACTAAAGATTAAGAAATCCAGAGTAAATAAAGGTAATAAAGAACGCGTAGCCTTCGTCAACATGGAAGCCAATGGTTTTACGTCAAACATAGAATATAACCATGTCAAAGAAATTGAGGTCGATGTGGCTGAATTAAAGCCAGGTCCCCTATATGTGTGTAAGTTACTTACGCCTGCAAATGGGAAGAACCCTTCTGAACCTGAGAAAAATGAAG ATGGTCAAGTAATAGTGCCACCAGGCGCAAAAGTGCCACCATTAGAAGAAAGAAAGAAACGAGGATTTTGTAAATATCATAAGTTTTTATGGCATAAGACCTCACAATGCTTTCTTTTCTGGGATCTTGTTCATAATGCATTGAACGAAGGAAGGTTGAAACCTGCCAAAAGCAAGGATCCAATGAAGATCAACTCTGAATCACTACAAGTCGGGGATGCCATTTACATAGAGCATGTAACCATTAATATGGTCAAAATTACTGTGGATTTCGACATGGTTGAGTTCGAAAGTGAGAACCAGATTGAGGTTGTTTACCCTAAGGATGGAGAGGGGTTGCTGGAATTTCTCCATGGGTGTAAAGCTAAAGATTCATACATGATGTGA